A window from Solanum stenotomum isolate F172 chromosome 5, ASM1918654v1, whole genome shotgun sequence encodes these proteins:
- the LOC125864499 gene encoding uncharacterized protein LOC125864499 isoform X2, whose translation MGLHKSNEDLKTQLPGGTELHNSAHEDLIKEVALLELEIMYLEKYLLSMYRKTFAKRLQSLDDTIKAKEMKKHNNIITEENKITNTSPSMPPVEGSGDPSLVDTSILRCHSSLSHTAVAASFKPSPLVGVLADALDSYHSLPLSMLEHAQVSTSNWTAPDHSVNGTSNHFHHDPNQLSEEMIKCISAIYFQIADPPLFSYDYPFSPISLSSSSVQQGQNDMGILQCEESSSNSTLNNPFHIKEPREFNGSFVTMTEVQGLCRDRRSLDGVDRMLQHFRYLVSKLKEVDPRKMRHDEKLAFWINVHNALVMHAFLVYGIPRSTLKRVSQLLKAAYNIGGNTVSVEMIQSSILGCRLPRPGQLRLYTPKRVFQELEVAKEEYLQTNTSVHKEQKLVLPKNVESYVKEVDLCPSGLKEMIELALPEHFTRKYQGKLWKKIEWIPHNFTFRYLISHELLESVVSF comes from the exons ATGGGGCTACACAAGAGTAATGAAGATCTCAAAACACAATTACCAGGAGGCACTGAACTTCATAACTCTGCTCATGAAGATCTAATTAAGGAAGTTGCTCTTCTGGAGCTGGAAATTATGTATTTGGAGAAGTATCTTCTATCAATGTATAGAAAAACATTTGCTAAGCGCTTACAATCACTGGATGACACAATAAAAgcaaaagaaatgaagaagcacaacaacatcatcaccgaggaaaataaaataactaatacgAGTCCTTCTATGCCACCAGTAGAAGGATCAGGAGATCCAAGTCTAGTTGACACTTCAATTCTGAGATGCCACTCATCACTCTCTCACACTGCTGTTGCTGCTTCTTTCAAGCCTTCACCTCTAGTTGGAGTTCTTGCTGATGCTCTAGATTCATACCATTCTTTGCCTTTATCCATGCTCGAG CATGCTCAGGTATCAACTTCAAATTGGACAGCGCCGGATCATTCTGTTAATGGCActtcaaatcattttcatcatGACCCAAATCAGCTGTCTGAAGAAATGATTAAGTGTATTTCAGCCATATATTTTCAGATTGCTGATCCCCCTTTGTTCAGCTATGATTACCCATTCTCTCCAAtctcattatcatcatcatcagttCAGCAAGGTCAGAATGATATGGGGATTTTACAATGTGAAGAAAGTTCATCTAATTCAACACTGAATAACCCTTTTCACATTAAAGAGCCAAGAGAATTTAATGGATCTTTTGTCACAATGACTGAAGTACAAGGGCTCTGTCGAGATAGACGGAGCTTAGATGGTGTGGATCGCATGTTACAACATTTTAG GTATCTTGTCTCGAAGTTGAAGGAAGTTGATCCTAGAAAAATGAGGCATGACGAGAAGCTAGCTTTCTGGATTAATGTCCACAATGCACTAGTGATGCAT GCGTTCTTGGTTTATGGGATTCCACGAAGTACTCTCAAGAGAGTATCTCAACTTCTCAAG GCTGCTTATAACATTGGAGGAAATACAGTAAGTGTGGAGATGATTCAGAGTTCTATACTAGGATGTCGATTGCCCCGTCCTGGTCAG CTACGGTTGTACACGCCTAAGAGAGTGTTCCAGGAGCTTGAAGTGGCTAAAGAAGAGTACCTTCAAACAAACACAAGTGTACACAAGGAACAAAAACTAGTTCTCCCCAAGAATGTGGAATCTTATGTGAAGGAGGTTGATTTGTGCCCTTCTGGCTTAAAGGAAATGATAGAGCTCGCGTTGCCTGAacattttacaagaaaatatcAGGGGAAGTTATGGAAGAAAATTGAGTGGATTCCTCACAACTTCACTTTCCGTTACCTAATTTCACATGAATTGCTTGAGTCTGTCGTATCCTTCTGA
- the LOC125864499 gene encoding uncharacterized protein LOC125864499 isoform X1 codes for MGLHKSNEDLKTQLPGGTELHNSAHEDLIKEVALLELEIMYLEKYLLSMYRKTFAKRLQSLDDTIKAKEMKKHNNIITEENKITNTSPSMPPVEGSGDPSLVDTSILRCHSSLSHTAVAASFKPSPLVGVLADALDSYHSLPLSMLEHAQVSTSNWTAPDHSVNGTSNHFHHDPNQLSEEMIKCISAIYFQIADPPLFSYDYPFSPISLSSSSVQQGQNDMGILQCEESSSNSTLNNPFHIKEPREFNGSFVTMTEVQGLCRDRRSLDGVDRMLQHFRYLVSKLKEVDPRKMRHDEKLAFWINVHNALVMHAFLVYGIPRSTLKRVSQLLKAAYNIGGNTVSVEMIQSSILGCRLPRPGQWIQSLFFPKQKFKAGDARKGYAIEHPDPRLRFALCSGSHSDALLRLYTPKRVFQELEVAKEEYLQTNTSVHKEQKLVLPKNVESYVKEVDLCPSGLKEMIELALPEHFTRKYQGKLWKKIEWIPHNFTFRYLISHELLESVVSF; via the exons ATGGGGCTACACAAGAGTAATGAAGATCTCAAAACACAATTACCAGGAGGCACTGAACTTCATAACTCTGCTCATGAAGATCTAATTAAGGAAGTTGCTCTTCTGGAGCTGGAAATTATGTATTTGGAGAAGTATCTTCTATCAATGTATAGAAAAACATTTGCTAAGCGCTTACAATCACTGGATGACACAATAAAAgcaaaagaaatgaagaagcacaacaacatcatcaccgaggaaaataaaataactaatacgAGTCCTTCTATGCCACCAGTAGAAGGATCAGGAGATCCAAGTCTAGTTGACACTTCAATTCTGAGATGCCACTCATCACTCTCTCACACTGCTGTTGCTGCTTCTTTCAAGCCTTCACCTCTAGTTGGAGTTCTTGCTGATGCTCTAGATTCATACCATTCTTTGCCTTTATCCATGCTCGAG CATGCTCAGGTATCAACTTCAAATTGGACAGCGCCGGATCATTCTGTTAATGGCActtcaaatcattttcatcatGACCCAAATCAGCTGTCTGAAGAAATGATTAAGTGTATTTCAGCCATATATTTTCAGATTGCTGATCCCCCTTTGTTCAGCTATGATTACCCATTCTCTCCAAtctcattatcatcatcatcagttCAGCAAGGTCAGAATGATATGGGGATTTTACAATGTGAAGAAAGTTCATCTAATTCAACACTGAATAACCCTTTTCACATTAAAGAGCCAAGAGAATTTAATGGATCTTTTGTCACAATGACTGAAGTACAAGGGCTCTGTCGAGATAGACGGAGCTTAGATGGTGTGGATCGCATGTTACAACATTTTAG GTATCTTGTCTCGAAGTTGAAGGAAGTTGATCCTAGAAAAATGAGGCATGACGAGAAGCTAGCTTTCTGGATTAATGTCCACAATGCACTAGTGATGCAT GCGTTCTTGGTTTATGGGATTCCACGAAGTACTCTCAAGAGAGTATCTCAACTTCTCAAG GCTGCTTATAACATTGGAGGAAATACAGTAAGTGTGGAGATGATTCAGAGTTCTATACTAGGATGTCGATTGCCCCGTCCTGGTCAG TGGATTCAATCATTGTTCTTcccaaaacaaaaatttaaggCTGGAGATGCAAGAAAAGGATATGCAATAGAGCATCCAGACCCTCGTCTACGTTTTGCTCTATGCTCAGGAAGCCATTCTGATGCCCTG CTACGGTTGTACACGCCTAAGAGAGTGTTCCAGGAGCTTGAAGTGGCTAAAGAAGAGTACCTTCAAACAAACACAAGTGTACACAAGGAACAAAAACTAGTTCTCCCCAAGAATGTGGAATCTTATGTGAAGGAGGTTGATTTGTGCCCTTCTGGCTTAAAGGAAATGATAGAGCTCGCGTTGCCTGAacattttacaagaaaatatcAGGGGAAGTTATGGAAGAAAATTGAGTGGATTCCTCACAACTTCACTTTCCGTTACCTAATTTCACATGAATTGCTTGAGTCTGTCGTATCCTTCTGA